The Bacillota bacterium LX-D genome includes a window with the following:
- a CDS encoding thiamine pyrophosphate-dependent enzyme translates to METIIEPKMPKVWRKETKPHKFCPGCGHPLVLKVLGEAIEELEIQERTVFGCDIGCSLLAWDFFNVDSVQTHHGRTTPVITGIKRANSNLIGIAYMGDGGGYAIGSQHLVNAAARNEKITVILVNNTIYAMTGGQMAPTTLPNQKTETSPYGREIEATGYPTLGPEMVSAITQEGAYIARGTVANLRQLKKFIKNALENQVNGNGFSFVEALSLCPTNWRTNAEETWKFVEDEMTKYFKVGELKTPGKKEEA, encoded by the coding sequence ATGGAGACAATTATAGAACCAAAAATGCCTAAGGTATGGCGCAAGGAAACAAAGCCCCATAAGTTTTGTCCAGGTTGTGGTCATCCTCTAGTTTTAAAAGTATTAGGCGAAGCTATTGAAGAATTAGAAATTCAGGAAAGAACTGTTTTTGGCTGCGATATTGGCTGTTCCCTTTTAGCGTGGGATTTTTTTAATGTAGATTCAGTACAAACTCACCATGGCCGGACTACACCTGTAATTACAGGCATAAAAAGAGCTAATTCCAACCTTATTGGCATTGCCTACATGGGTGATGGAGGAGGCTATGCTATTGGTTCCCAACATTTAGTTAATGCGGCAGCAAGAAATGAAAAAATTACTGTTATTCTTGTCAATAATACTATTTACGCCATGACTGGCGGTCAAATGGCACCGACGACTCTGCCTAACCAAAAAACGGAAACTTCTCCCTATGGTCGGGAGATAGAAGCAACAGGGTATCCAACTTTAGGACCGGAAATGGTCAGTGCTATTACCCAAGAAGGAGCCTATATAGCTAGGGGGACTGTAGCCAATCTACGGCAATTAAAAAAATTTATTAAAAATGCTTTGGAGAATCAGGTTAATGGTAATGGTTTTTCTTTTGTGGAAGCTTTATCCCTTTGCCCAACCAATTGGCGGACTAATGCGGAAGAAACTTGGAAGTTTGTAGAAGATGAAATGACCAAGTATTTTAAGGTTGGAGAACTAAAAACTCCTGGGAAAAAGGAGGAAGCGTAA
- a CDS encoding ferredoxin family protein: MPQEEYKAVTTKNGKGIFHNFPDLCKGCGLCIQKCPVHTIGWADRLSYLGTPTVEPGHGKDCIACKTCQLVCPDCAILIEKIDDKEKEK, translated from the coding sequence ATGCCCCAAGAAGAATATAAAGCAGTTACTACCAAGAACGGCAAGGGTATTTTTCATAATTTCCCTGACCTGTGTAAAGGCTGCGGTCTTTGCATTCAGAAATGCCCTGTCCATACTATTGGCTGGGCTGATCGTTTAAGTTATTTAGGAACACCTACAGTTGAGCCCGGTCACGGCAAAGACTGTATAGCCTGCAAAACATGTCAACTTGTTTGCCCAGATTGTGCTATTCTAATAGAGAAAATCGATGATAAAGAAAAAGAGAAATAA
- a CDS encoding 2-oxoacid:acceptor oxidoreductase family protein, with protein MSKYVKIALAGEGGQGVQSVAAIITEAAYDDGYEALYIPNFGVEQRGGVSVAYVQISDTAIGSPKFKTADIVIALSDRAVRRTTRYVGPQTVFVYDDNIRNIENDLPQNAAKVLPIPALKIAKQELHPRVFNIVIMGAVIAATRVVDLDKAKAAIEKKLGYKFEQYPELREMNFKALERGFELVQDKL; from the coding sequence ATGAGCAAGTACGTTAAAATTGCTTTGGCTGGGGAAGGTGGACAAGGTGTCCAGTCTGTGGCCGCTATCATTACAGAGGCTGCTTATGATGATGGGTATGAAGCATTATACATTCCCAACTTTGGTGTAGAACAAAGAGGCGGTGTATCTGTGGCTTATGTACAGATTTCTGACACAGCCATAGGTTCGCCTAAATTTAAAACAGCAGACATTGTTATTGCTCTTAGCGACCGGGCCGTGCGGAGAACAACCAGGTATGTAGGGCCACAGACAGTATTTGTCTATGATGATAATATTAGAAATATCGAAAATGACCTTCCCCAAAATGCTGCTAAAGTTTTGCCTATTCCAGCCTTAAAAATAGCTAAACAAGAGCTGCATCCCCGTGTATTTAATATCGTTATTATGGGTGCAGTTATAGCTGCTACTAGAGTAGTTGATCTTGATAAAGCAAAGGCTGCTATTGAAAAGAAATTAGGTTATAAATTTGAGCAATATCCGGAACTACGGGAAATGAATTTCAAGGCCTTAGAGAGGGGCTTTGAATTAGTACAAGATAAATTATAG